From a single Onychomys torridus chromosome 9, mOncTor1.1, whole genome shotgun sequence genomic region:
- the Mzt1 gene encoding mitotic-spindle organizing protein 1, producing the protein MASGGGAGAAASANLNAVRETMDVLLEISRILNTGLDMETLSICVRLCEQGINPEALSSVIKELRKGTEALKAAENTS; encoded by the exons ATGGCTAGCGGCGGCGGCGCGGGCGCGGCGGCCTCGGCCAACCTCAACGCCGTGAGGGAGACCATGGACG TTCTACTTGAGATTTCAAGAATTTTGAATACTGGTTTAGATATGGAAACGCTGTCTATTTGTGTACGACTTTGTGAACAAGGAATCAACCCGGAAGCCTTATCGTCTGTTATTAAGGAGCTTCGCAAGGGCACTGAAGCACTGAAG GCTGCTGAAAATACAAGCTGA